From Peromyscus maniculatus bairdii isolate BWxNUB_F1_BW_parent chromosome 8, HU_Pman_BW_mat_3.1, whole genome shotgun sequence, a single genomic window includes:
- the LOC102906588 gene encoding schlafen family member 2-like — protein MALSVLQERRSSGTRSDWKMSISVDQEMDYAEVVLSVGEITLGEKNRKLMKDAQPRRREAQNMSQAVCTLLNSGGGVVKAHLKNSNYSLTRDGIGLDLENSFGNILAFPHKYLHYMQKKDDFLIFVKPWNGDIFGHCVLTLKTNFYVRSFSFSVELKMPDTVQFLKIIKNPELKSCLRQSLPGKLDSDEILATFFNKEELTYKETFCFTKSKLAEVKMSPKDQIIEILPKTVSAFANTDGGYLYIGLDGENQQIIGFEAESRDLDHLKSQIEKCIQQLPVTHFCEEQEKIKYTCKFIPVHRPGAVCSYVCALRVERFCCAVFSAEPDSWHVEDSCVKRFTTEEWVKLQMDTPPGFSRRKDKWTLQSSIPHLCPWSWYADDIPGIQQESDHLPVVSRKVTCSPEALFMEFFSEHERYEELLHTEVGSLRQGTLVVSKSWALGIDLPEKQEVILDVLHISQDSLLTLHSFIRGDEELEGDSTVLTDLGAKLKNYCKQTARTLKQMLVNLGGYTGNIGFAIKITYLGHRAVSLYDSSSIISYPRNYYLTTKTARDLVKALAQGLGAAYQGKTVLISLPLKF, from the exons ATGGCTCTGTCTGTTTTACAGGAAAGAAGATCATCTGGGACACGGAGTGATTGGAAAATGAGCATCAGCGTAGATCAAGAAATGGACTATGCAGAAGTGGTTCTATCTGTAGGAGAAATCACACTTGGAGAGAAGAATAGGAAGTTAATGAAAGATGCTCAACCAAGAAGAAGAGAAGCCCAAAATATGTCACAGGCTGTGTGTACTCTGCTGAATTCTGGAGGGGGCGTAGTCAAGGCTCACCTTAAGAATTCCAATTACAGCTTGACCAGAGATGGAATAGGGCTGGATTTGGAAAATTCTTTTGGTAATATTCTTGCATTTCCGCATAAATACCTGCACTACATGCAGAAGAAAGAcgactttttaatttttgtgaaacCATGGAACGGGGACATCTTTGGTCATTGTGTCCTCACCttgaaaactaatttttatgTGAGAAGCTTTTCATTCTCAGTTGAACTGAAAATGCCTGATACAGTGCAGTTCCTCAAAATCATAAAGAATCCTGAACTGAAATCATGTTTAAGACAAAGTTTGCCTGGGAAATTGGACTCTGATGAAATTCTTGCCACATTTTTTAACAAGGAAGAGTTGACTTACAAGGAGACATTCTGTTTCACTAAATCCAAACTTGCTGAAGTTAAAATGTCCCCTAAAGATCAGATTATAGAGATTCTTCCTAAAACTGTGTCTGCATTTGCAAACACTGACGGGGGATATTTGTACATTGGCTTAGATGGGGAAAACCAGCAAATCATTGGTTTTGAAGCAGAGAGCAGGGATCTTGATCATCTAAAGAGCCAAATAGAGAAGTGCATCCAACAGCTGCCTGTCACTCACTTctgtgaggagcaggagaagatAAAGTACACATGCAAATTCATCCCAGTCCACAGACCTGGAGctgtgtgttcctatgtctgtgcACTCAGAGTGGAGAGATTCTGCTGTGCTGTGTTCTCTGCAGAGCCCGATTCCTGGCACGTGGAAGACAGCTGTGTGAAGAGGTTTACCACAGAGGAATGGGTCAAGCTCCAGATGGACACCCCACCAG GTTTTTCCAGGCGTAAAGATAAATGGACCCTTCAGTCAAGCATCCCACACCTCTGTCCCTGGAGCTGGTATGCTGATGACATTCCAGGGATTCAGCAAGAGAGTGATCACCTCCCAG tggTGTCTAGAAAAGTGACATGCTCTCCAGAAGCCCTCTTCATGGAATTCTTCTCAGAACATGAAAGATATGAGGAGTTACTTCATACAGAGGTGGGCTCACTTCGTCAAGGAACACTGGTCGTCTCTAAGAGCTGGGCTTTGGGTATTgacctgccagagaagcaagaagTCATCTTGGATGTGCTTCATATTTCTCAGGACAGTCTCCTGACCCTGCACAGCTTTATCCGGGGAGATGAGGAGTTGGAAGGCGACAGCACTGTTCTGACAGATCTAGGTGCTAAGTTAAAGAACTATTGTAAACAAACTGCGAGAACTTTAAAGCAGATGCTGGTAAATCTTGGTGGTTACACCGGGAACATAGGTTTTGCGATAAAGATAAC